GTTCAAAAATTATGCTATCTGCTGCAAATAGAAGACTAAttccattgtaaatataaattatgcataataatttttagattctgCTCAAATTGATTggaatcttattaattaacgacTTACCGGTTAAAATAGCATCACCCATGGTCTCCAATAACGTATTATTTTCAGAGCATAGAATTTGCTCGTTCTTGCTCAAAGTTAACAAGACGATACTTAACGAGAACGAAATTTTGATCAGCATATTATtcgtcattatttaatttaagtataattaaataatctgtGTATAAATTTCAGCAAGCAGAATATGTATTCGACATTCGCTTTCATACTTGACACgttttattatcatcattagtcattattatattgtcgTACATTAATGGATTCCTCTTAtcttatatgatttatataaatagcgtagttaatacatattataaataactgttttaaaaattcttagatTTAGATGatttttcaatgaatttatagactattaaacttaattatattagtagGATCTTCTCGTTTAgactgataaataaaaatattaataattttatatcgatctataagatttaaaaaaaaatactcaaCACATTAATccgatatttatttcttttatattattctttatattttttattaacgttaTTCTGTGAgttgtgtaattaattattatgatatagaCAGTAATCATGATTCTGAATGACGTCATGTCAGATCACAAAGCGTCGTTTAGCACGCAGAGCATTCTTCACGAAAGTCTCATCCGCTCTCCCGGCCATTAATTTTGGTGGCATTTATTAAATCGCGTGACAAGCGCCACTTCGATGTTTAACAATCGGTACGTAATACACGTTCCCCTCCTCTGTCACCTTTGCTGTTccaatttttacgattatcaTTACGAGAACGTCAGATCTCGCGCTCGATGACGGATTTAAAGCACCAGAAGTCTTAAGTCCGTTATCGATCTTCCCTCGGACAAAATTTTGCCGCTCGGAAAAATTTTATCCCTCGTAAACGCGATTCTTGTTCAAGACACTTGTAACTAATTATTATCCTTCGAACGACATCGTTGAAAAGTTTCATCCCTTGAGAAGTTTCGGTGTTTCGaacaatttcattaatcgAATAcacgtttttattaataattctcgaCGCTTTTGTCGAAAAATTTTTCCCCAAACAATTTTGGTCTCCGGGTGAAGGTCGTCACGCAAGAGATCGTcacgcgatttttttttccacaacgCGCGGAATAAAAGTCGCTGCGACACTGTGCGAAGTCGACGGAAGCCGTACCCTTGTCGGActattcctatatttttttaaacgaattaTGTGATCGGTCACGTTGCCGTTTGACGCGACGTATAATTGACAGTCGGCTTCTTTTGAGATGCGAAGCACGCGTGAAAAAAAGTAGAAGTAAATTTCAAGATGAAATTTACtaagtttaattttcttgttacttaatttcattattattggTCGATTATCtactacaatatatttatataataattattattatgaatattttagtaatgcaaattatttatttactctacgataatttttatcgtcaaaatattattttacgctATGTAACTTGTTGCGATTTAAaccataacattttttattttaaaatcgcaAGAAGCTACATAgcgtaaaataatgttttgatgatcaaattcaatatttgacTTCTCAAACTttgattcaattatattttaattcataagaTTGTTTGTAAAATCGAGTCTCGAGAAAGAATCTCGATACAATAGACTGAAAATTGGTGAAACTTAACTTAATTTtcgtaaatacattttacgaTATCGTTTCTTCATGATTATGTATTTAGTTTGTCTGTATGGGACTATATTATGAcggttattataaatattcccTTTCAagaaaatctgtttttttatagaatgtttTCAAGGAAAGCGCTTCCTTCGAATTCAATTACGTATACCAAATAATAATGGTTTTATAGATGCGATGttagaaatttgaaaattttaattttttcgtgCGTGCGTCAGATAATCGCGagattattatcataaatcttGGATACGCTTCATTATTTGAATGTCCCTAATCGTCTTATATCATCAATAACGGTAATATTgcgacaccctatatataggAATGAAATACAGATACCCTAGCTATATACCTGCGTACGAACACCTGCGAACAGGTAGCAGATAGACATAGTACTCGAGCGTGATGTCATAACGTGACTCTATTCTAGACCCGGTTTAGAATGTGAGCTCGGAATCCTCGATGTACCTGCGATAGTCCTTTTCCTACGAATAATTAATGTCGCGAGATTAGGCAATTTTTCTCAAGTGAGTGCCCAAAAAGGGACAAAAGAGGATAAAACGCTCGTCGAACCTCGGGTCAAACCGTCCTTTTCGAAAATTCATCTATTCGTCTAGGAGCTCTTCAGGAGCTCATCGGTCGCTATCGCGGGAATCTAGAGCGACGAGCGGTTCCACGTTCGCGGCCGGAACGTCTATAAATTCGGTCCTAGACTCCAAAACTTGAGATTCCGTACGCGGCCAGCATATCTACCGAGGAGGTGGCCAGCCGACCGGAGCGGCAAGCAGCTTCGATCTGCACATCCGGTTGCTTTTCGCTAGGCGCGCAGGTCTAGACGCCTATGAAACCGCAGACCAGGCTAGTAATTATCCCTGGCCGCTCCACGGTGCTCTGTAATTATCCGAAAAGTCGCGTGAATGGAGACGATAGGATTTAGAAAGCCGGGAATTCAATGGGCACGAAGAGTGCCCCTTCAAAGATTTACCGTCATTGAAGCATCGTCGAAGAGTCTGATTTTGgtatgaattaaaaagaaacacataatatatgtatgtaatatattaaagaaatttaaagatttgaaagacgtaaattgtaaaatattaaagattgaaTAGTTTTTAAACGATCCTTTATgtgattattaatacatttttttaaatgtttcttgcagtttgtagaataaaattctttagcgttaatatataagatacagttaattaataaaataagattagatCCAAATCATTATTCCTAATagtagtttaaaaataaaataacatagtAAAGATTACTTTTgctttctttaaatttgtaatctcttctagaaatatttgtcatagaatatattataacaatatactgCACATtcctaaatataaattttcaacaattttaaaacaacactcagatttttctttcatcattccaagaataattttttaaatctcacgTGCTGTATCTTgcatattgtttaaaatctgcttaaattcattcataaaaaatttatatacattgtaaaattatttattaaattcataatgCGTTCTCGCTTTTTGTGCGTCGTATCCACGCAGTCAACGCCAGTATTAATCTCACCCCGCAGCTAGAAAAATCCCCGCAATCGTGCGCAGCGTGTCAAGGACGTCCCATTATGCAACTGTGGACAGTTGCAAAAGTTTCTGTGTAAAGCAGACGGCAGATCGCCGCGTTGTTATCGAACGACATTTCGCCAACTTTGAATTCGGGATTCACCGCGACCTGGAAGTAAGAAAACTCCCCTTCACGAAATTTTCCGAATTCATTTCCGAAGAGCTCGCGACTTTATTCGCAACTTGATTCGAGGGGAGGACGGCTGGGAAAATTCTCTTTCGTCTCGTGTGAAAATAGCTTTATCACAACTGTACCTTGAGCGTGTAATGTCCTGGCTCGAGCTCGGAAATATCCACCCACTGGCAGTCGATATTATGCTTGTAAATGTCACTGCAATTAACAGAAATACCTTGGTCCCCGTAATTGGCGCATTTGTATCTAAAATAGCAACGacgtttcaaattataaattttattaatagattcacggttacgtataattatataattacaaactaaaaaaaaaagttgataaaatgaaacaaattaaatatattacaaattttgcgTAACGTGAAAAAGAGAGGTATTATGGATCATACACCATCAGGATTCTCACCTGGGTTGAATACCGGGCATACATTGATTGTCCTCGAGGCAGAAGGACGCTTTGTGGCCTTCGGCTACTTTATTACCGCTTGAATCGATTACATCGAAAGTGGCAAATACTTCCATCGAGTGATAATGCCTATGAAATATATCACAGTTTATTTATTCCTCtctcgtaaaatttttctcgttaattatgaaaaatatcactgttgaatttttaattttaatattttaactgaTCGATAaacaatttgatttaaaaaaaaaggtcaTTTATTATGagattttctcattttttgtattttattttaaacagaatattttacatttttctaaaaatctaACTGTTATAAACTAttagatacaaataataaaaataatttgaattatttattttagagaattttctttcttttaatctataaaaaaattttttgattctaataattaatcttctcTTTGTTTGACTCACTCTTACTACTTGTTAATGAGTAAGACTACTTGGTTTATTGATCGAAGATGATAACGACGATCACCTCTCGATCTTCAGCCGTTATCAATGGCGTCACTCACATGTGACACATGTGCCATTCCCACAGGTGTTTAGGCACAGACGGACGGAAGTCTGCGGTGCCGGCGTTCAAAATCCTCGCCGTGAAACGCAATAATCGTCTCGTCTCCAGATGCCAATTCTCGGATTCCTGTTGCACTTTATAGGCCTGCGAGGCCACGCAATTCTCCTCCATCGCGCACTGCAGCCAGTAGAGCTGACGGTCTTCAAGATGCGCGGTGCGCATCAGTTCGATGTGATCGAACACGAGATCGGCCATCTCCCGATGGCATATCACTCCCGCCACATTCTCCACCGACCCTGAAAAGTCGTGATAACgtcattttacattaattttctcgATACCGTAATTAATACGAATACGATAAAGTACTCGCCCTATAAAATGACTGTGTGTGTCACGTTACTTTTTATCACAAACATATGTTggtatttactatatatggcatatatttagaaagaaatattttatatgatactagagataaagaaagatcGAGACAAGGCTTATTTCCATAAGAGATGGATTACGACATAGATTGGAAGGGACAGTTTGTTTCGCTTTGTTTACagattcacatttttttctcgcttcTGTCACAACTGATTTCTCTCACGTAAATCTGATAGCAAAGAATCGACCTTCGCAAActtctttcatttttctcttatatatatttatgaaatatatgtcttttataattgaaatctaTATACAAACTGCTACTTAATTTCTAGGAAAACGTTATACTgtcatgttataaataaacatttatgatAAACTCATTTCTCATCAATTCTCATAATAATGCTGTTATATGTATGTCTCATGAATATATTACtggtaacattttataaatatcttgtcACACAAAAATTGTGTCAGAGGTACCTGGACAATCTACAATCTTGTCGTGCAGGCATTCAGCCAGATTTTCCTCGTTTCCATTGCACTGTATTCCGCTGATCAACATCGGCATCGCTTCCcgattgttgaaaaaattagTCTGAATCGCGTCGGAAGCGTAACCGAGGCCCAATTGACGGCAAACCACAGCGGCTTCGAGAATGGACCAACTGTCGCCGCAGACGGTACTCCAATCTGAAATCGAGCGGCCGCATCAACGTATATCTCGCAGAGATTTCCACATGTCGAGTTTATAATCTTGTCGATGACGTTTAAGAGTtgcaaaaatttagaaatatcacatattctttttcgttttattttggTAATTTAATAACGCGGTTAAAAAGTGCGACAGCGGTTGTAACTTGCAGGGAAaaactttttcttctctttcatttATGTAAccttatctttttaattaattatcctcTTTTCGCGTTTTATTCAAGAGTCTcggaaactttatataataggtaaagagaaagagattacttaaaaaatataattagaattaatttttccttcttcgtggttgtaatatatttaaaatgtattttgccGCGTTTACCTCCACCGCCCAATTTAATTTCCACTTGACCCTCGGAATGCATACGCCCTCCAGATAAGCGTAACGCTATGCCTTGCTGATACGAGTCCTTTATTTTGACTTTCGGTGATTCCTCCCGCGAGATCGATGACGATGACGCTTCTTCTTTTTCGTCGTGCAAGCAAATGACACCGGCAGCTTCGTCACTACCGCAATCGGAGACACCCCATCCGTCGAAACGACATTTCGCGATTTCGTCCTCGGATCCGTCGCAGTAAACGTTGTCCATCCAGTATCTTCCTTTGaagagtttttataaaaatataaaaaaatagaaaataaatataaaaaaattgtgcattTCCACATTAATACAtgctttcatttttaattacatacaaggacaaataaatagagtagagaataaaataaactaaatgaAAATGAGGTATAATACGGATGACATTATTACTACGGATTTTCAGAGAATAAAAAGGTTAACGCTATAAAGTTAGCGTTCGTGAGCGTCTGcagataaattaaagtaaatgaaCAGCTTGTTATACATAGATCGTATTGCTCGTCTGAGTGATACATGCGAATGATTGCACTCGACCATGAAATTGAAAGACGGCAGTTTAAGATGAAAAGACAATAATGTCTCGTCTCACTTCTGGCCTGACCAAAGTGGCCGTATGTCGTCGCTTTAATTGCACCGTTGAAGCCTAATTGCTTGCAAACCACACGTGCTTCCAAGTCGTCCCATTCGTCGTCGCATATACCGCCCCACTTTCCGTCGTGAAGTATTTCCACGTTTCCTGCGCATATATAGCAATAAAATCTCGTGCTTGCATTTTTCCTGTTGCGGCGACTCGACTCAACAAAGAGGAAATGATCGATTTACAAACTTCCGACTTGCGGAAAGCATTATATTCCGATAACACAATATCAAGATGACATTTATAAAACGTTTTTAATATCTcactaaaagaaaaattacattttaaataaaatgacatatattttgcactttatattatattataactttatataaatacgtaatttatatgcataaatttaaactGTATATTTCCCTCTTccttctaatattatttacatatataaaattaaatttatatattaatattaattataattttatatattttctattaaaattacattatacattcatgcttatatataattttaattaatacaaattaattaaaaaaaagattatatttcttaatatttcttacatgaatatatttatattgctagaaataatttttttaatgtacatcattatcaatgatttttaaaatcactATCATATCGTATTGATTTTAACACTGGTTGCAACAAACtttagctatatatatatatataataataaccacATCGTATACCGAGATATGTTTGACTTCATAAAAATCGCGTTACACGGGGAGAAAATTGTGCGGAAAAACGTGACGAGCGTGTGGCCTtctatcttaataataacaatatacgCGGAGTAAAGCGGCAAACCGATCAGCGTCGCGGATCGCGACCCTATTTTACAGTCTGGTTTTACGGTGACCGTGCCATCCGGCGACCGATTCCCGGTATCGCATATACGCGTTGACAAATGGTCGTTGACATAAATCTTCCTCGAGTTGACCCCTTTTTAATCGTCATCGtgcatacgcgcgcgcgcgagcttGCACAGCCGTGCGATAAAACTCGCGCTTCGTTCTTTATCTTCGCGCACCTaagagagcaagagagagaggtaGAGCGAGATTTATAACCCGTTTATATTGCAGTCGCGTTTTATCGCGGGGAAAATATCAACCCCGAACGAGAGTCGAGCTTTTATCCCGGCCGGATTTACGAGACGAGATGCGTCGAGGAGCGACGCGCCGGTTTGCGGCGCACTGGTTGCGGTACGCAATCGATACACTCGCCGCATCGGTCTGTAGTGGTAAGAAAGATCGAGAGGATGCTGTACGTAATTGATTGGCGCATCAATTGATCCGACttgaacaaataaaattctcttgtTCCGCTTAACTTTATGCGACACACGAtgaagcttttttttttgttcatacGATAGACTCTTCTCTCTGtcactttattattatgctattactatttattatttattatgcgcgcaataaattattaataaattgtaaattattaactcttctcttaacgatattttttgttgtcattttatttttcaaatttcaagaaaaaaatttcgtttaaaaataGTTAACGGCATACCTTCGTAATCGCCATTTTCGCCTCCTATCAGCTTTAATGCTCCCTcttgttttttcaattttcgaaaatctttctttaacTTCTTGATTATGCGTATCTTCCTGTCGCGGTTACCGATCGAAGTGTCGTTGTTGCTTATGCAAAACTCAAGTATGAATAATAGCACTATCAAACTAAACACAATTCTTATCCATTGTAGTTGCACTCTCATTTTTCTtgctttatgaaattttaatgtttccaACTATGAAAACTAAACACAATTACTGCAATTTTCTACTttcaacgaaaaaaaattaatgtagaagaattgttaaaatttttgacgTGCATCATTCTTTTCAATAAGTATATCTATCACGAAACGCGTTATACAGGATGATgaaaagttacatatattttgacattttactgAGAGATTACAAGGAGAGTTTCCTTTTGTTAgtgatttgtaatttatttaatttcacttgtattttatattttaaaaaaattttactgtaaaaactaaaaaaatgtaaaagagaaGATGACACACGTTAaaccatatttttattaaaaaaaacaaatcaatcGCGAAAAATTGCACAAGTATAATTtgtctaatatttataattttgtctctGCActctgtatgtgtgtgtgtgtgtgtgtgtgtgtgtgtgtgtatgtgtattgtGTGCATGTGCACGAAGAATATTTCGCAAACACTTTAATCACAGACTGTTGTCTCCTTACGGATCTTCGACGAGCCAAAAAGACGCATCGTATCGAATTAATGCACGCACATTTCGCATACGATTCCGCGGGCTCTACTGATCGGGCGACAGGCACGCAATGCGATGACTTAACGCACATACCGCGTCGGCTTATAAGATCATCAGCGATCCAGATGGCGGATTGCTTCTTTTTTCCGCGTCGATCTCTTCCCGAACGATTCATTAGCCTCGATGACCCGCTTAAGTCGACGCGATTAGAATAGCCATGATGATATCCAACTTTCGAAAGAGGATAGAACTTTGAGAAGAGGAAAATATCTTTCTCACGGTTTTCGGATCATCTcataatctttcttttcttattctcGTTGACATCCGATTAACTTGTCATACAGAAAGATATTAAACCATCAAAAAAGTCTCAAATGCATAAtgtagttttcttttttttatttcgtgaaTGTATAtcggtaaatatataaataatattaaataatatttcaaagaaatgaccaTATTTCTTATACCGATCGTTATTGAGATTAAATagtaatgattttaaatatatattactggaAAGTTTCTTTGAGGCATTGAATGTAACTGGGGAGCGAACTCGTTCAACGAGTTAAATTTGAACATCAGCAGAATTAAAACTGGtacgttaaaattatttttcttcgttcTACGAATCTCTATCAAATTTCATTTCAAAGGAAAAGGTCAGCGTTGTTTATTAATCGAAACATTTTTAGGATTTACCGTTTCATTATGCATCCACTTGCACGCTGACGGAAGTTGCTTCCACCGATCTTCCTAATGAATGATATGATCTACCGTGATGATTGATACTGGCTTGTGTGCGGTTCGAATCGGCCGTTTATAACGTTTCGGTTCTCGAGCTTTGCGGAAACGCGAGGCATATTGCTTCGTCGTGCTTGTAGATGAAAATCAACTAGTTTAACCCTCAATTGCTACGGTTAAATTTGGGTAACTATGATGAGgtcattttaatttcaacaataaattacGCTAATAGCGTTtgtatgcgtgtgcgtgcgtgtgtgtgttgtgtgtgtgtgtatgtttgtgtggAAAGCAATTTTAACTTTCATTACTTACCTTTGGCAGAAAggctttatatcttttataagaaggaaaaagaaaaaaaataattattcattttgatAATCTTTGCAAAATTTCGCAATAGCTTTGACCCCGTTATATAGTACTCGCAAGTCGACACGTTTATGTATGCACTTATATTGCAACGGCTTTTCAAGATAGGATCTTTTATATGCCGCAATTTATCATCGCTTCAGTTTGaagaacattaaaatttatagataaaagaaaaagaaaaaaaaattagataaatgtaataatttgtaaagtaACAATGTAGATTCTtctatgtattgtatattgttattttcgacaattaatcaaaatttaatctatattttaatgtcatatattaattatctgtgtttaataatacaaatttgtagttatttatttgtagTTATTTGTAGTTATTTGTagtttctttctattttttatcataagaattttctttctcgaatTATGCCATCTAATCTTCCGGTATCGAATATTCTTATCGTGGATAAACGTTTTCATTCTACCTGATTTTCATTATCAGCAGTGGACTTTTCTGATAATTCCGAGAAAGTGAATAAGTGTACTCATGGATTTTTTTTCCCGATTCTTTGTTCTCCGATAAATCGAACACGAATTCGAGTGTCATCATTTATTGTCGAATAGAGAGGTAGTTTGATCTCTGAGAAAAAGTAGTTTAGAAAGCCTTCGGTGAGACGTGGTTCCCGTTATTCGATACGTCGGCTCCGTATCATTTATAATCATTGCGCAAACATCATCGAATAACACATTTATATGTTACCACACACAAATGGACGCCGTCGcggaaaaatcgaaaaatatgcTACTGAACTAATCTAATTAAATCCCTTTGAGACATTCTAGCACTTGATGCATCATAAATGATCTcttcaagttttattattaattttgaattaaaaacatttaaattaaaacaataattcttttatattaaatatattgtaatatatttttatactgtataaaaataagctttattgattaattaattacatttataaatttaaattttattttattttacattacatttgagattattgtttttaaaaatattttattatattttacatcatatatttacttattcaaaatgtatatataaagaatatcagTATCTATGTATCAGGCATGATAAATCGAACGCGGAAGCAGATATatctaagaatttttttttatctatgttTCTCAA
This Anoplolepis gracilipes chromosome 12, ASM4749672v1, whole genome shotgun sequence DNA region includes the following protein-coding sequences:
- the LOC140671546 gene encoding lysyl oxidase homolog 2 isoform X4, with protein sequence MRVQLQWIRIVFSLIVLLFILEFCISNNDTSIGNRDRKIRIIKKLKKDFRKLKKQEGALKLIGGENGDYEGNVEILHDGKWGGICDDEWDDLEARVVCKQLGFNGAIKATTYGHFGQARRRYWMDNVYCDGSEDEIAKCRFDGWGVSDCGSDEAAGVICLHDEKEEASSSSISREESPKVKIKDSYQQGIALRLSGGRMHSEGQVEIKLGGGDWSTVCGDSWSILEAAVVCRQLGLGYASDAIQTNFFNNREAMPMLISGIQCNGNEENLAECLHDKIVDCPGSVENVAGVICHREMADLVFDHIELMRTAHLEDRQLYWLQCAMEENCVASQAYKVQQESENWHLETRRLLRFTARILNAGTADFRPSVPKHLWEWHMCHMHYHSMEVFATFDVIDSSGNKVAEGHKASFCLEDNQCMPGIQPRYKCANYGDQGISVNCSDIYKHNIDCQWVDISELEPGHYTLKVAVNPEFKVGEMSFDNNAAICRLLYTETFATVHSCIMGRP
- the LOC140671546 gene encoding lysyl oxidase homolog 2 isoform X3; its protein translation is MRLFGSSKIRKETTLETLKFHKARKMRVQLQWIRIVFSLIVLLFILEFCISNNDTSIGNRDRKIRIIKKLKKDFRKLKKQEGALKLIGGENGDYEGNVEILHDGKWGGICDDEWDDLEARVVCKQLGFNGAIKATTYGHFGQARRRYWMDNVYCDGSEDEIAKCRFDGWGVSDCGSDEAAGVICLHDEKEEASSSSISREESPKVKIKDSYQQGIALRLSGGRMHSEGQVEIKLGGGDWSTVCGDSWSILEAAVVCRQLGLGYASDAIQTNFFNNREAMPMLISGIQCNGNEENLAECLHDKIVDCPGSVENVAGVICHREMADLVFDHIELMRTAHLEDRQLYWLQCAMEENCVASQAYKVQQESENWHLETRRLLRFTARILNAGTADFRPSVPKHLWEWHMCHMHYHSMEVFATFDVIDSSGNKVAEGHKASFCLEDNQCMPGIQPRYKCANYGDQGISVNCSDIYKHNIDCQWVDISELEPGHYTLKVAVNPEFKVGEMSFDNNAAICRLLYTETFATVHSCIMGRP
- the LOC140671546 gene encoding lysyl oxidase homolog 2 isoform X1 → MNRSGRDRRGKKKQSAIWIADDLISRRGMCVKSSHCVPVARSVEPAESYAKCACINSIRCVFLARRRSLETLKFHKARKMRVQLQWIRIVFSLIVLLFILEFCISNNDTSIGNRDRKIRIIKKLKKDFRKLKKQEGALKLIGGENGDYEGNVEILHDGKWGGICDDEWDDLEARVVCKQLGFNGAIKATTYGHFGQARRRYWMDNVYCDGSEDEIAKCRFDGWGVSDCGSDEAAGVICLHDEKEEASSSSISREESPKVKIKDSYQQGIALRLSGGRMHSEGQVEIKLGGGDWSTVCGDSWSILEAAVVCRQLGLGYASDAIQTNFFNNREAMPMLISGIQCNGNEENLAECLHDKIVDCPGSVENVAGVICHREMADLVFDHIELMRTAHLEDRQLYWLQCAMEENCVASQAYKVQQESENWHLETRRLLRFTARILNAGTADFRPSVPKHLWEWHMCHMHYHSMEVFATFDVIDSSGNKVAEGHKASFCLEDNQCMPGIQPRYKCANYGDQGISVNCSDIYKHNIDCQWVDISELEPGHYTLKVAVNPEFKVGEMSFDNNAAICRLLYTETFATVHSCIMGRP
- the LOC140671546 gene encoding lysyl oxidase homolog 2 isoform X2 codes for the protein MNRSGRDRRGKKKQSAIWIADDLISRRGMCVKSSHCVPVARSVEPAESYAKCACINSIRCVFLARRRSLETLKFHKARKMRVQLQWIRIVFSLIVLLFILEFCISNNDTSIGNRDRKIRIIKKLKKDFRKLKKQEGALKLIGGENGDYEGNVEILHDGKWGGICDDEWDDLEARVVCKQLGFNGAIKATTYGHFGQARRRYWMDNVYCDGSEDEIAKCRFDGWGVSDCGSDEAAGVICLHDEKEEASSSSISREESPKVKIKDSYQQGIALRLSGGRMHSEGQVEIKLGGGDWSTVCGDSWSILEAAVVCRQLGLGYASDAIQTNFFNNREAMPMLISGIQCNGNEENLAECLHDKIVDCPGSVENVAGVICHREMADLVFDHIELMRTAHLEDRQLYWLQCAMEENCVASQAYKVQQESENWHLETRRLLRFTARILNAGTADFRPSVPKHLWEWHMCHMHYHSMEVFATFDVIDSSGNKVAEGHKASFCLEDNQCMPGIQPRYKCANYGDQGISVNCSDIYKHNIDCQWVDISELEPGHYTLKLHNGTSLTRCARLRGFF